CTAAAGCAACTTGCTGAACAAACCGGTGGCACCTATTTTACAATGGCTGACGCAGAATCGGTCCCTGAAAGCATTGCGAATGTCCAAAATCCGATATTTGTTGATGCAGAACGCGAACTTTGGGCACATCCATTGATTCTGATCACAGTTGTCGGATTATTAGGGACTGAATGGTTTTTGCGTAAACGGGTTGGACTGACTTAAATGGCTATCGGCTGTCAGCCGTCAGCCGTCGGCAAGAGGGGAAACGTGAATGAAAGGATGGAAGAAAATATTGAACGATTGGAAGATTGGAAGATTGGAACGGTGGACACTTATCCTTCCATCTTTCCTGCTTTCCATTTCCAAGCCGAAAGCCGTTTTACGAAACTCTTTTTGGATCTGTTGTTTCCTTTTTTGCGCTGTGGTAGGTGTGCAGATGAAACGGAGTTTACAGGCTTCCGATGTCCCGATAACTATCGCCCAAATCCACTATAGTGGTGGCGGTGATTGGTATGGTGACGCGACAACGATCAAAAATTGGCTTCAACTCCTCCGAAACCGAACAGATATTGAAACCGCTAAGGATAGAGTGATTATTAAGCTGACCGATCATACCCTTTACCAATATCCGATACTCTATTTGGTAGGGCATGGGAATATCCGATTGACTGAAGGTGAGATTGAGGCATTGCGGGATTATCTCAAGAACGGTGGTTTTCTGTTCGCGAACGATGATTACGGGCTTGACAAGAGTTTTCGGCGTGAAATGCGAAGAGTGTTTCCAGAGCAGGAACTACACCCTATCCCAAACACGCATCTGATTTATCGCTGTTTCTACGAACTGAAAGGACTACCTAAGATTCATGTACATGACGCTGAGCCCGCACAAGGGTTTGGGCTTTTTCATGATGGACGTATGGTCGTTTACTATGCCTATAGTGCGGACATCGGGGATGGGCTTGAGGATGCCGATGTGCATCCAGACGATACACCTCAGGTTCGCGAACTCGCAGCGAAAATGGCGGTAAATATTGCTGTATATGTGCTGACCCACTAAAGGACGAAATGAAATGGATGGACAAAATGTGAACGAGGCTTACGGAAACCTCATTGATCGGCTGCGTGCGATTCAACGACAGTGGCGCTGGCTCATTTTCTCTGAGGGATTCCTGAAGTGCATCGGTATTGTGGCACTCGTGATTGCGGGGACACTTATCGTTTTAACAGTGAGTTTCCAATTATGGCAGTCTCCTTTCTCACGCTGGATACGAATTGTGATCCTCCTGTTATCAATAAGTGGTGCTGTCTATGCTGTCATCCGATCGTTCGTTCTGCCCCTCTGTCAGAAATTGACGGACGCGGCTGTTGCATCGCGCCTTGAATCGACGCAGACAGAAGCATCCTTCGCTACTGAAAACCGGATTCTCAGTGCTATACAGCTCCGGAAAAACTTGACGGATAACCCACTCGGATATGCCCCTGAGTTTATTGAACACCTTATCGTTCAAGCCAGTCAAGATGTAGAACAGATTCAACCCAAGCGAGTGTTCCAGACTGAGTTTCGGAAAGTTCGGCGGAATGCTGGTATTGCTGTCGTGGGCGTGGTGTTTCTCTGGGGTACACATCTTCTTTTACCTACCGCTTTCATGGGATTTGCGAGGACCTTTGAGACTTTACCAACGGCACTGCAAGAGGATTCTGTTTATCTGAAAGACTCCATTCAAATTACAGACATTCAACCCGGTAGTATCCAGATTGAACGAGGGAGCCATGTTGGTATAACCGCCGAAGTAAACGGACACTTCGACGCGCCTGTTTCACTCTACTATCGTGTTGGAAGTCGCGATGAGGCTACACCCACTGCGGAATGGCAATCCCTACCAATGCATCGTAACCCCATTGACACTGGTCACATTTCGCAAACAATCGAGATTTTATCGCCGCATAGCGCACTTCTTGAGAATGTTACACGTCCGCTTCAATATTATATTTCTGTCGAAGAGGTGACATCGGAACAGTATCAAATAACGATCAGTAATGAACCGATTGTCACGCAGTTCCAGTATCGACTTAATTATCCTTCTTACACGCAGTTACAGTCCC
The sequence above is drawn from the Candidatus Poribacteria bacterium genome and encodes:
- a CDS encoding DUF4159 domain-containing protein, whose amino-acid sequence is MKRSLQASDVPITIAQIHYSGGGDWYGDATTIKNWLQLLRNRTDIETAKDRVIIKLTDHTLYQYPILYLVGHGNIRLTEGEIEALRDYLKNGGFLFANDDYGLDKSFRREMRRVFPEQELHPIPNTHLIYRCFYELKGLPKIHVHDAEPAQGFGLFHDGRMVVYYAYSADIGDGLEDADVHPDDTPQVRELAAKMAVNIAVYVLTH